The sequence tgctttctggattgatgactgaccctacagaccaacacgagtgttttcagcgtgctttgtcctcactcacacgcatcctgggaaaacttcccaggaggtcacccatccttgaaattactccaagccaagcacgcttaactgtggagttctttcgagatgggctaccaaaaaacaagatgcaccttgttgatataggtagtaccaatcaatccatttaagctctcttcaactgtgtagtcccatacctacacagtctcagaatcatcccacttgaccttccccaggcggtgtgggattgcacagcttacccggtatttccccttacggatcacgggactactgactgtcacaatcacccccccttacggggtccgacgtcctcgtcgaccacacttccggctgggtcaaggctctgataccatttgtaacgtccccgcttcaagcctccattgggcccttacacccacggactaatggctcttatacacgagtacgccacactctggctgctttctggattgatgactgaccctacagaccaacacgagtgttttcagcgtgctttgtcctcactcacacgcatcctgggaaaacttcccaggaggtcacccatccttgaaattactccaagccaagcacgcttaactgtggagttctttcgagatgggctaccaaaaaacaagatgcaccttgttgatataggtagtaccaatcaatccatttaagctctcttcaactgtgtagtcccatacctacacagtctcagaatcatcccacttgaccttccccaggcggtgtgggattgcacagcttacccagtatttccccttacggatcacgggactactgactgtcacaaaggCTGTAACTAGCGGTAATCTTGACTTGACTTTGATTCCTTCAAATATGAATGCCTCTCGAGATTCAGGGGTGAAAGTGACTGTCCTCTTTCGGCAGTCTATTGTTGCTCCATGTCGTGATAGCCAATCCATACCCAAGATAAGATCGTAATCCCTCATCTCCAGCTCTATCAGATCTCCACTAAGTTCCTTGTCTGCAATCCTTATTGGCGCATCCCGCACTCCTCTAGATGATATCATAACCTCGCCCGAGGGCAACTTCGTCATGAACTTATAACTAAAGTTTACATACGGTAGTTCTAACTTATCTATCATCTTTAAAGCAATAAATGAGTGCGTAGCTccagaatcaaataaaacagtacaTAGTTTTCCAGAGATAGAAATCTGACCTGCAACCACAGTGTTACTAGTCTCAGCCTCCCCTCTGGTTAGTGCAAATACTCGAGTTGGGACAAGTTTGTCATCCTTGAGTTGATCACCCTTTTGCGGACAGTCCTTCTTATAGTGGCCTGGTTGCCCACACTTGTAACAAGTCTTGCCTTTCAGTCGACATTCTCCCGGATGCTTACATGTTGGGCATAGGGGGTACTCCACATATGGCTTCTTCCCTTTGTAGTTATTGGACCCTATCTTGTTTCTCTTGTCGGCTTCGTTGTGTTGGTTACATGTCAGTTTCCTTTTGTTATCACCACCTCCATTACTGGCCTTTCTGGCCTCCCACCTTGCTGTATTGTCTTTCTGCATACGACTTTCACACAACTCAGCTTCTAGGGCTTTTTCCAGTACCTCAGCATACGTGGTTGCCCTTACTCCTGACATCGCTATGTCCCGACTTATTCGGGAGTCGAGCCCTTCAGTAAAACAATGAATCCTCAGAAACTCAGTAGGAACCAGATCTGtggcaaactttgctaatctgTCAAATTGGCGAGCATACTCTGTAACTGTAGACTTACCCTGCCTCAGGCTCGTGAACTCATTTACTCTAGCTGAGCGTATTGCTTCACTGtagtattttttgttaaaaacatgTACAAAGTCAACCCAGGTCATTGCGGTCACATCCCGTGTTTGTTTAATAACATCCCACCAGATGCGGGCATCCTTTTTCAATAAACTAGCAGCACAAGCTACACTATCTCCGTTACCGAGCCACATGTACTCAACAATACCTTCCACTGTTCTTAACCATTCCTCAGCTTCCATTGGATCTGAGCCCCCTTCAAAATTTGGTGGGTGTTGCTTGCGTAACCTTTCATATATTGGTTCCCATCGACCCTCCGGCATAGGCATGTATTGCACCGGCAAAAATTGATGTTGTCCTTGATTGGGTTGTTCTTGACGGTTGTGAGGCTCTTCATCTCGCTTCCTAATTTCTTCCCTGAGACGAGCAACTTCTTGCGCCAAATCTTCTTGTTGTGGTGGCACCACTACAGGGGCGTTTTGGTGTTCTTGACCAACTACCCCAGCAGGGACTTCATGGTTGCCCCCACCTTGACCTGGTTGTTGTCCATTTACAGGGGCATTTTGATTCTCCTGGATCACCGCCTCGGAAGGGACATGCTGGTTTCCCCTGCCTCAACCGCGACCTCGACCGGGAGCACCTCCTCGCCCGCGACCTCTAGCTCGGTCTCTTACAACCGCTCTTTCATTCAACCGGGTTGATCTTCTGGGTTCACCGTTTTCTATCAAATCCCTTAACTTGTTCTTCAAAAGAAAGGAGATGGTAGCGGTAAGAAAAATAACCAAAGATGTATCTCGCTCAAAAAGGAAATATCTATACACTAAAttatataaacttaaaaaaaaacgtaaatcatcaagcaacaattcaccatgtaaaataaataaataaataatcttcactcatataaaaaaaaattacactaataagaaaattgtttgagttataataaaattctaactccgAAGAATCAGTTAATTGTTTCGATTAACCATACCCTAAACTTCTAGCTAActaaagaaaaatcaaaagataaagactaaactaaatttaacatataagaCATAACATATATAAAGCATACATACTTGATGACAAGTTGATCCTTTGCAGCGATGGTGTGTATGTCGCGTGAATTCAAAATGGCCAAGACCAGacgcagttacatgatcacacgagatacaccccacgctgcccagactcaacttgtcaccgaaagcttacatgcttacttatctgcacatagggggtaaataaggggtgagctgcaaagcccagtaaggaaaaacaaaatactatgtactagcattcacacatcatagcacaaacaaatacatcaaacatacaacaaactaatcacaagtataaatagaggcagccaaacaaatactgaaataccacacactcacactccagcttccatacaaatctggagtgtcttacgttcttaaccagaacgcagtaccaataaccagtgcacccttacatacactgcctcacttattacatcaccatacatgtgtggtttccaaccacttccaagtacctggaacataattaaacagccatatacaatccatcgacaaaacactatttcaccgaaaccatcacattccacagtttcaatacaatttattcaagcagtcatactaggtacgcaaaccatataaaaagcaagtataaagtataattatttttccttacctcagctccgctgtaattaactcttacgataccttctaggccctataacatttaacgaaacccttagtccaccgataaactcaatatatttattactcttactgtacaacaagtttagcctagaatttgactcataaaacgtttgaattagaagtcctactgttcacaaagtttttagttaattgaaagacctttctaacggtataaagatcatcaaaattggagctataacctaggagttatgcatgttttctcaaaacagtttctttaaaatcctggatcatgccgatttctgaatacagcccaaaaataaaagttttaaaaatagttacaccccgatctagacaatactttcttcataaaaaatgtagctattttcctaatatttaaaacgagataaagatcttttaaaatagatcaaaagtgagagaaatattgaatttttactgaagatactttttctgaaacaaaacttaaaacgaaatatcATAACCGAGTAAAGATTCTAGTTTTTGACTGGTAAGAACTCCGAATTAGGGAAaggtttcttcaaagaaaatatggctcattgaattatctttctaacagtacaagaatcactggaaaataatagatatcgagagCGATATCACAGTTTTACTAAGGCAATATCGGaaggaaatttaaaaaaaaaaaaaactgtaatttgacagtcagtgtaaaacatgaattttttgacatCGAAATAATCCGAATTAGGAAAGagattcttcataaaaaatgtagaacattaaattatctttaaaacggtACCTAGGTCACTGAAAATGGATATACGAGGAGAGAGATATAGTAGTTTTGTGAAAGCCTATTTCTCtcaaaacgaaaataaaacacactacGAATTTTTACTTGAAGATTCCGAAGACACGGAACGATTATCGGTTGATTGCTGACCCCGaagctcttaagattaaaaaaatttatttggtgCAATAgagatgataaaaaaaattgagagatgGTGAGAATAAAGGAATACGATACTATCTGGTTGCAAGGGTTCtagagtatatacgtatataacatatcgtataataggtttaaatttaaaaaaaaaaaaatctaactaatcagataaaattatgctgatataatttaaatttcaaattctaAACTAACTACTCTAATGCTTCACTATCTATCTAtctcactatttaatatatacatatcatttttttttctttttcccacccacacacacgcacaacaacaacaacaaaaagatattaataataatgatgatgataataataataataataataataataataataataataataataataacaataatagtaatgataataataataataataataataataataataataataataataataataataataatagtaataataataacaatataattgtatcacacttaatataccaaataccaatatatatatataaactggatattacagATTGTTCTCCCTGTACGTCCCTGTCCCATGGCCTCCAGTAGCACACCATTGAATGAGATAGAAGAAGGATGGAAGAATATccagcttgaagaagaagaagctgagGAAACTTTCTATGAAGAAACAGAGGCTGACGATGATCAGCACATTGACAGTCCATGGTGTCTCGTTGGGTTGCTGTTAACGGGAAAGATCTCTGATTTTCGTATTTTTCAGAACATTATGGCAGACTTGTGGAAACCCGGCAGAGGTATGTACGCTTAACAACTTGATCAAAATCGTTTTTTGTTTCAATTCTATCATGAGATAGACATTCAACGAGTTATCAAAGGCACCCCGTGGACTTACGATCAAAAACAACTCATAATCGAGCGTCTCAACGAAGGTGGCAATCCTAGGACTGTGCCGCTCAACACTTTTGATCTATGGGTTCAGATTCACGATCTTCAGGCCAGTTTCTCGACTATGAAAGTGGCCAAAGATGCTGGTAATTACGTCGGCAAGTTTCTCGAATCCGACCCCAAAAACTTCACAGGCGTTTGGCGTGAATTTCTGCGGATCCGTGTCACTCTTTCTCTTGATTCCCCCCTGAAAAGACGTATGAAGTTCAAGAAGCATGATGGCAGTTCATTATACGCCATTTTTCGGTATGAAAACGTCCCAACGTTCTGCTTTATTTGTGGTCTCATGGGGCATTCAGAATGCTTCTGCCCACGGCTTTTTGACACTCCTGAGCATCTTATCGTAAAACCATACAGTCTTCACATGAAAACAGCTTCTCGGCAGCACCAGAACTTCACCGAATCTCCTTACCTCCGATCGGGCAAAGCTGGCAGCAACTTCTCTCCTGGTGTGAACGCAAACGGTCCAGCCAATAGCAGTGCCAACCCCAACCGTGCTAATTTTATGGGATTGTCTTCCCCTAATTTTTCTCATTCACGTACCAAAAATAAGGAGGTTGTTGTTTATGGTAATCAAGAAGACGATGCTGATGAGTTGGCACAATcagaattaaaaaggaaaagatTTGCAAGTGCTTTAATCAATGAGGCCCAATCTACTACTATGGGCCACGTTAACATCATGGGCCATGCTACTACTACGGGCCACACTAACACTATGGGCCAGGTTGATATTGATCCAAAAAACTTGCATTCGGTGGGTTCTGGTTTCCAGGCCCACCAGCCATTATGAATACTTTAAGTTGGAATTgtcgtgggcttgggaacccacggGCCTGTCAATTCCTTGAGAACATTGTTGTTCAAAAGAAGCCCAATTTTGTTTTCTTGTGTGAAACTTTTTGCAAAACTGATGTTGTGACTCGGATTAAATACAAGCTCGGTTTTGAAGGAGCTTACTGTGTGGAAGCTCACGGCCACAAAGGGGGACTTGCTCTTCTTTGGAGAATTAATGATGATGTTCTTTTTCTGGGATGTTCAAGTAACCATATTGATGTAGTTGTTCGTGCTCCTAATTGCATTCCTTGGCGTTTGACTGGTATTTATGGGGAACCAAACCGAAGCTTTCGGTTCAAAACTTGGCAACTCATTGAATCTTTAGCCGCTTCTTCTCAACTCCCGTGGTGTATTATTGGTGATCTCAACAACATTGGTGATCAATCTGAGAAGCGAGGAGGTAGACTTTATCCACATTCTCTTATTCATGGCTTTTAGAGTGTACTTAGAAGATGCAATCTTGTCGATTTAAAGCTTCATGGCCACCCTTACACTTGGGAAAGAGGAAAAGGCACGGCTAATTAGGTTGAAATCAGGTTGGATAAAGCACTTGTGTCTCAGCTTTGGCTTAATTCTTTTCCACAAGCTGTCTTAACCAATTGTGATATTTCTTCTTCCGATCATACGCCCATTTTTCGTCAACCTGAGCGGATTGCTGTAACTAGCTTTGTGTAtcattttaagtttgaaaatgCTTGGACTCGTGAGCCTCTCTGTAGTCAAATTGTTCAATCTTGTTGGGAGGACTTTCCTCATGCATCTTTTCAGGAGAAAATAAAGCAATGCAGCCTCTTGTTAGCCGATTGGGGTAGGAGTCTCACATGCAATTTTAAgcagaaaattaaaagaagcaaagccaacctTTCTGCTCTAAAAGGTAAAACTGACCCCACCTCTGTACATGATTTTTGTCAAgagcaaaataattattttgagatCCTTGCCCAATAAGAATTATACTGGAAACAGCGATCAAAGCAATTTTGGCTTAACAGTGGtgataaaaaattctaaattctttCATGCTATGGCTAGTTCAAGGAAAAGAGCCAATAACATTCATCAATTATAAAGAGCTGACGGGTCATGGGCTACTTGGGATAATGGTTTGCAAGATATTATTGTCCAGTATTTTCAAGATATCTTTACTGCTAGAAATCCTAACTTTGATTATGTCATAGCTGGTATAAGGTGCTCTATCACTGATTTACACAATAATATGCTTTTGCAACCGATCGGTGATGATGAGGTTCGACTTGCTCTCTTCTAAATGCATCCTGATAAAGCACCGGGGCCTGATGGCATGGGACCTGGTTTCTTTCAGAAATACTGGCATATTGTGGGTTCAGATGTTATTTCTCTTGTGAGAGACTTCTTTGAAACAGACTCTTTTCCCGAAAGCCTCAATGACACTAACTTGGTTCTTATTCCCAAGAAAAAGACTTCAGTTACCATGGGTGATCTCCGTCCTATTGCTTTGTGTAATGTTGCATACAAAATTGCTGCCAAGGTGCTTGCCAACAGAATGAAACCTCTAGTTGATCAGGTAATCTCCCCTACTCAGAGTGCCTTTATTCCCGGATGccttatttctaataatataatgATAGCTTTTGAAGTTATGCATTACTTGAAACGTAAAGTTCATAAAAAGAAAGGATATATGGCACTTAAGCTTGACATGAGCAAAGCCTATGATCGAGTAGAATGGGGTTATCTACGGGCGGTTATGCTTCAAATGGGATTCAGTCTTCGATGGGTTAATCTGATAATGTCTTGTGTGACCAGTGTTCGCTATTCTATTATTCATGGTGGCCATGTCTTGGGACCTATCCTTCCCACTCGTGGTATTCGACAAGGCGATCCCCTATCCACTTACTTGTTCATCATTTGTGCTGAAGGTTTCTCTGCTCTTATTTCCAAGTTCGAAGATGACAGATTGCTGCAAGGCTGCCGTGTTACTAACGGTGCTCCCACCATCTCTCATATGCTGTTTGCTGATGACAGCTACCTCTTTTGCCAAGCTAATTCAGGTGCAGCACGCAGTGTCATGACTCTTCTTCGTCGATTTGAAACTGCTTCCTGTCCAGAGGTCAATCTCACAAAGTCTTCCATTTTCTTCAGTCCAAATGTCCAACATGTTGTTCGGCACCAAATATGCTCACTTCTTGGTATGGTTGAAGCCTCTGACAACAGCTTTTACCTGGGTCTACCAAATATCATtggacaaaataaaaaaaatcaattcttGGTTTTCTGAAGAATAAAGTGATCAATAGAATCAATAGTTGGACTGGAAAATTATTATCTGGCGCTGGTAAAGAAATTCTGTTGAAGTCGGTTGTCCAATCCCTTCCTACTTATGCTATGAGTGTGTTCCTTCTTCCTTTGGGTACCTGTGATGAAATTGAAAAACTTATGGCTCGTTTCTGGTGGAAGACTACTGGTAGCAAAGGCAACAGTATTATTTGGATGAATTGGAACCGAATCTCTCAACCAAAACATGAAGGCAGTTTGGGTTTTCGTCTACTCCATGATTTCAATCTTGCTATGCTTGCTAAGCAAGGTTGGAGATTTTTGACACACCCGAACTCTTTGGTTTCTAGAATCTACAAGGCTCGTTATTTCCCATATGCCGACTACCTATCGGCCGATCTTGGAAGGAATCCAAGCTTTGTTTGGAGGAGCATTTGGCAAGCTCAGTCTTCAGTTCGTTTGGGGGCAAGACGAACCATTGGTAATGGTTTGTCGGTCAGTATCTTACATCAACCTTGGCTGCCTCATTCCACTAACCCATATGTCACTTCCTCTCATGTGGGTCTAATTGGTCATACTGTGAGTTCTCTTTTCTCTGTTGATGCTAGAACTTGGGATATTGAACTTGTTCAGGATATGTTCAACCACCGTGATGCTGATCTTATCCTTAGTATTCCACTGAGTTTTTTGGCTTCAGGTGACTTTTGGTCATGGTCTGGCGAACATTCTGGTCTCTTTTCTGTCAAAAGTGCCTATCGCATGCTTCAGGATAACAAGGATCCACGGTCAGGTGTTAACAAATCTGGGTTTTGGCGGAATCTTTGGCAACTCAAGATCCCACCAAAAGTCAAGAATCTTCTCTGGCGCGCTGCATCTGGGGTCTTACCAACTTGCGTGAATCTCAGAATTAAACATGTGGATATTCCTTCCACTTGTCCAGTTTGCCTTTCTGCTCCAGAGACAATATCTCATGCTCTTCTTTCTTGCCATTTTGCTTCATGCTGTTGGAATTCTATGGGTCTGCCTGCTGGAATTTCTCTTGATGACTCCTTCCCAACCTGGTTAGATAATATTTTTCACAAACTTGATGATGATCGTGTTTACCAGATGGTTATGGTTTGTTGGTCTCTTTGGAAAGCAAGAAACTCTATTGTCTGGAAAAACAAAGCTCTCACTGTTGCAAATGTTTTAGCTTCAGCACGGATATCTCTTGATCATTGGATTAAAGCTCAGGATAACACTTCCCTATCTTCCATTAATTTCCATAGTAATGGAGATGGGGCTGAGCTGTGGACTAAACCGGATACAAACACAATCAAGATAAATGTTGATGCTGCTACGTTTGCTAGTGAGAACAGATATGGTTATGGAATGGTTGCAAGAAATAACTCGGGTATCATTATTGACGGCAAAGCTGGCTGTAATACTGGGACCTTTACACCTGAAGTTGCAGAAATCATTGGCATCAAGGAAGCCTTAAGCTGGATTAAAAGTCATAACTGGCACACTGTTGAGCTAGAGACTGATAGTTTGCTTTCTGTTCAGGCTATTCGAAGCAGTATTCCTCTTAATTCGGTTTTTGGTGTTCTTGTTCATGATTGCCAAGTTCTTTTATCTCCTATTCCTTTTTCCACAATTCATTTTGTAAAACGTTCAGCAAACCGTCTAGCACATGCTATTACTAGGTTGTCTCGGTCTTTATCTGAACGTAGCTTCTGTGTGTCTAATGCTCCAGCATGTCTGCTGGATATTATGTATTCAGATTGCTAAATTTAATGAAGTTCTCATTtcatcaaaaaatatatatatgtatatataaactaaATTGATGTTACGTGCAATACATGTGTcgtataattagttttattgTTCGGGTTAGGGTTGACAAATTTAAATgcaagtaaaaaaataaatcgaTACCtaatatgaaatattaaaatatatcaaataaaatatgatACGAATACGACACGTTGATACACATTTTACAACTTACTCACtaagtttcataaaattttacattactccatatattaaaataaagttaAACTTAGACTGTTGCATTATAGGTAATATGATGCACTTTAAAAGTTGGTGTacttttttggtatttttaacatttgaatagttataattttaattttttttttatatgataaaatatatattgttgtagtcatttaaaatatataataaagttttttcttaaaaaaaaagatatataataataaagtttagaaaaatttgaaatacaCTATAGAAAATAAGgttcaaataatatattttacaagcgtataaaatataaaaagtatctgtacaacaaaatgtttaaactttattttgacgtgttataaattattctgaatttctcaaaaatttataGGAAATATAatcttagatatttataatgtacattgtcatataaaaaaaatcaaaattatctAATATCTATCTATGTAAAAAAAGTAATGATACTTGCACACATAAATTACACACAAATATAATACACATTTATGTGGTAATTAACTTTTGATAAGCATAAAATAAATGATTCGGGGCCAAACtgcaaaagtaaaaataaagagaggacattaatttaattattagtaaataaaatattacaaattacaaatttatatatataattttttttgaaaattgaacaatacaaaaaaaaagataatttgcggcataaatacttaaattttattCTTGGTTGCATATAAAtgtacttaagtttaatttttgacactaataatacttatattttatttttagaacttCGGTAGGTACGTGACCGTTAACTGCTTAGTTAATATCCAcgtatttttttattgtgatatatttaaatgattttttcaataaaaaataaaagtttaataATTTGGACTAATTAAGGATTGTCATGTGGCTATTGACTTGACAGATAACAACTGGATACCTACAGaagttccaaaaatataactttagTATTATTAtcgttaaaaattaaacataagtatttctctaatcaaaaattaaattaaatatttataacgtaaattattcaaaacaaataataaaacaaacaaacaaacaaaactaCATCTTAGGCATCCAAAAAGCGAAAATGACTTGGTAAAGCTTAATTTGTTTGGTTACAAGATGAATTGTAGCAAGTGTCCAATAGAAGTTCCAAATCTAATATATACACCACTAACAACAACGTTAAATGTCTCAAAGAGATatttttgagtgttgtttgattttttttatttttttttagtaaataccattttagactaTATATTTTGCAAAAGTCACCAGTTGTACTtcctgttttgttaaataacaaaatgaaccctgtattttttaaaataacataaataagactttaaactgattttttgtcaaaataaaatttgataataattcgatctaaaggtgttatgacaaaattgtttacattttctgtatttgttcatgttacgaattgtcttcaagttggttatattaaaaaaaagttatcaaaaattaagctcaagttcctattttt is a genomic window of Cannabis sativa cultivar Pink pepper isolate KNU-18-1 chromosome 9, ASM2916894v1, whole genome shotgun sequence containing:
- the LOC133031495 gene encoding uncharacterized protein LOC133031495; translated protein: MGQGRTGRTICQGGGNHEVPAGVVGQEHQNAPVVVPPQQEDLAQEVARLREEIRKRDEEPHNRQEQPNQGQHQFLPVQYMPMPEGRWEPIYERLRKQHPPNFEGGSDPMEAEEWLRTVEGIVEYMWLGNGDSVACAASLLKKDARIWWDVIKQTRDVTAMTWVDFVHVFNKKYYSEAIRSARVNEFTSLRQGKSTVTEYARQFDRLAKFATDLVPTEFLRIHCFTEGLDSRISRDIAMSGVRATTYAEVLEKALEAELCESRMQKDNTARWEARKASNGGGDNKRKLTCNQHNEADKRNKIGSNNYKGKKPYVEYPLCPTCKHPGECRLKGKTCYKCGQPGHYKKDCPQKGDQLKDDKLVPTRVFALTRGEAETSNTVVAGQISISGKLCTVLFDSGATHSFIALKMIDKLELPYVNFSYKFMTKLPSGEVMISSRGVRDAPIRIADKELSGDLIELEMRDYDLILGMDWLSRHGATIDCRKRTVTFTPESREAFIFEGIKVKSRLPLVTAFVTELKAQLQDLLDKGFIRPSYSPWGAPLLFIKKKDGSMRMCIDYRELNKVTIKNKYPLPRIDDLFDQLQEAIVFSKIDLRSGYHQLKVREEDIAKTEFRTRTMEEHEEHLRLTLSRLKEHQLYAKFKKCEFWLEKVAFLGHIVSKDGVEVDPAKIEAVKCWPKPKTASEVRSFLRLAGYYRRFVEGF